The Mucilaginibacter yixingensis genome window below encodes:
- a CDS encoding DegT/DnrJ/EryC1/StrS aminotransferase family protein, which produces MIPVTKPFLPAEKDFRDYVKGIWQRQWLTNNGPLVNSLELKLKEYLDLKYLLYVSNGTIALQIAIKALDLEGEIITTPFSFVATTSAITWQSCKPVFVDIDPNTLNIDPEKIEAAITPRTTAILATHVFGNPCNIYAIQAIANKHKLKVIFDAAHAFGVRYKGHSIFEYGDVSTVSFHSTKLYHSIEGGAVFTRNPDVLRKMALMRSFGYSGIDTFSEQGINAKNSEFHAAMGLCNLKYVDKILQRRKYLYQQYKLRLKGFNVEFQHIENPDDYNYAYFPVIFPSEELMLECKAALELEQIYSRRYFYPSLSSLPYVEQVPMPICDSIASRILCLPLYHTLTTAELDLICRVLLRTQRFGKLKAASTNSFNREIVPHIKSKLNQKAVRN; this is translated from the coding sequence ATGATACCTGTAACCAAACCCTTTCTCCCTGCCGAGAAAGACTTTAGAGATTATGTAAAGGGTATTTGGCAGCGACAATGGCTCACTAACAACGGGCCGCTTGTAAACTCGCTGGAACTTAAGTTGAAAGAATACCTTGATTTAAAGTATCTTCTGTACGTGTCTAATGGCACCATCGCGTTACAGATAGCCATTAAAGCTTTGGATTTGGAGGGAGAAATCATTACCACGCCATTCTCATTTGTGGCTACCACCAGCGCTATTACCTGGCAAAGCTGCAAACCGGTTTTTGTTGATATTGACCCCAATACGCTCAACATCGATCCAGAAAAGATTGAAGCGGCCATAACACCGCGCACCACTGCTATTTTGGCTACACATGTGTTTGGCAATCCCTGCAATATCTACGCAATACAAGCCATTGCAAACAAACACAAGCTTAAAGTAATTTTTGACGCGGCACATGCCTTTGGCGTTAGATACAAAGGACATTCCATTTTTGAATATGGCGATGTTAGCACCGTAAGCTTCCACTCTACCAAACTATACCATAGCATTGAAGGCGGCGCGGTATTTACCAGGAACCCCGATGTGCTGAGAAAAATGGCGCTAATGCGCAGTTTTGGTTATTCGGGTATAGATACCTTTTCAGAACAAGGCATTAACGCAAAAAACAGCGAGTTCCATGCCGCTATGGGGCTTTGTAATTTAAAGTACGTAGACAAGATTTTGCAAAGACGCAAATACCTCTATCAACAATATAAACTGCGCCTTAAAGGCTTCAATGTTGAGTTTCAACACATAGAAAATCCTGACGATTACAATTATGCTTACTTCCCGGTAATTTTTCCGTCCGAAGAATTAATGCTTGAATGTAAAGCGGCACTTGAGTTAGAGCAAATTTACAGCAGGAGATACTTCTACCCGTCTTTGTCATCGCTGCCTTATGTAGAACAGGTACCGATGCCAATTTGTGATTCCATCGCTTCGCGGATACTTTGCCTGCCACTCTACCATACACTTACCACTGCCGAGCTTGATTTGATTTGCAGAGTACTGCTACGCACACAACGGTTTGGTAAGCTTAAAGCAGCGTCAACAAATTCGTTTAACCGCGAAATAGTTCCACATATCAAATCAAAACTAAATCAAAAAGCTGTTAGAAATTGA
- a CDS encoding DUF2334 domain-containing protein has protein sequence MAQYIIRLDDLCHYSNLEKWNRFFDLFDQYGIKPIIAAIPANRDPKLICCGPYNSDYWGLLRRLQSLGYIMGMHGLDHVYVSKDSGMFKFNKRSEFAGLPLSIQSQKLAASASMFDKEGINVKIFVAPAHSLDHSTLQALKRVTRIRIISDGLLPFPYKRMGFGWLPNQLNEAETREKGVWTFNYHPETCSDEAFTQLKHFIENHHTAFTPLNKLRYHPYRFEQMLTEKYLIYKRCFYEFIKSIWQGAKIYVPVYHKP, from the coding sequence ATGGCTCAATACATCATCAGGCTTGACGACTTATGTCATTACAGCAACCTTGAAAAATGGAACCGTTTCTTTGATTTGTTTGATCAGTACGGTATTAAACCAATTATTGCCGCCATACCGGCCAATAGAGATCCCAAGTTAATCTGCTGCGGGCCTTACAATTCAGATTACTGGGGATTATTAAGAAGACTACAGTCACTAGGATACATCATGGGCATGCACGGACTTGACCATGTTTATGTGAGCAAAGACTCTGGAATGTTTAAGTTCAATAAACGGTCTGAGTTTGCCGGGCTGCCACTAAGCATTCAAAGCCAGAAACTGGCTGCTTCGGCCAGCATGTTTGATAAGGAAGGTATAAACGTAAAAATCTTTGTAGCGCCGGCGCACTCGCTTGATCATAGCACACTGCAGGCACTTAAAAGAGTTACCAGGATAAGAATCATTAGCGATGGGCTGCTACCCTTTCCTTACAAACGCATGGGATTTGGCTGGCTGCCCAATCAGCTGAATGAGGCAGAAACAAGAGAGAAAGGCGTCTGGACCTTTAATTACCACCCGGAAACATGTTCAGACGAGGCGTTCACGCAGCTAAAGCACTTTATTGAAAATCATCATACAGCGTTTACTCCACTAAACAAATTGCGCTACCACCCTTATAGGTTTGAGCAAATGCTTACCGAAAAATACCTGATCTATAAAAGGTGCTTTTACGAGTTCATAAAATCAATTTGGCAAGGCGCTAAAATCTATGTTCCAGTTTATCATAAACCCTAA
- a CDS encoding O-antigen ligase — MYKKALLLVLMTAYLYTLAFSIFMPDAFRIPAVITVFPLLLFKHPSAKGFEYSKELILCIAAVFLYNVVGMNDFPGFFATSMVIGACFLYFNYFIGSSKTRLHATLAIFATLLFASMVVMVFDHYSPTAADQLRSKLLGEQVKQSPAGIATTQFTFGYQVVSFTTFLFLTVLAYRRHLFVQIIGFLVCLVCLYLGMNRSAFVCFSAISGIYILAAFRFKGLLLIIATVAFTIAVSNYAADNNLGGKDNILSKNRAKEANDFNREDLSAENLKIIGDYPFGLIFYNKKWEDVVYKNPRFPAGLSSHNAYLMFITYLGPIVGTGMLLMLYLPLASAGVRLIRRPAEHEPLLIATLGAFLALSLNALSHNGWLLNADGPSVFFFFCLLHLLREHKLVEHKQPQQQTKPTYTLTEFAV, encoded by the coding sequence ATGTATAAGAAAGCATTGTTGCTGGTATTAATGACCGCGTATCTGTACACCCTGGCATTCAGCATATTTATGCCAGACGCTTTCAGGATACCTGCTGTTATTACCGTATTTCCACTGCTGCTGTTCAAGCATCCATCAGCAAAAGGATTTGAGTACAGCAAAGAGCTGATACTTTGCATTGCAGCCGTATTTCTTTACAATGTTGTTGGCATGAATGACTTTCCTGGATTTTTTGCTACATCCATGGTAATTGGTGCATGTTTTCTGTACTTCAATTACTTTATAGGCAGCAGCAAAACCCGTCTTCATGCAACACTGGCCATTTTTGCCACGTTGCTGTTTGCCTCAATGGTTGTTATGGTATTTGATCATTATAGCCCAACCGCGGCAGATCAGCTTAGAAGTAAGTTACTGGGCGAGCAGGTAAAACAAAGCCCGGCCGGTATAGCAACCACGCAATTTACCTTTGGTTACCAGGTGGTATCCTTTACAACCTTTCTGTTTTTAACAGTGCTTGCTTATCGCCGGCATCTATTTGTGCAGATAATTGGTTTCTTGGTGTGTTTGGTTTGCCTTTATTTAGGCATGAACAGATCGGCCTTTGTTTGTTTCTCGGCTATCTCAGGTATATATATTTTGGCAGCGTTTCGTTTTAAAGGCTTGCTGCTTATTATAGCTACCGTTGCATTTACTATTGCAGTATCTAATTATGCTGCCGATAATAATTTAGGCGGCAAAGACAACATACTTTCAAAAAACCGGGCCAAAGAGGCAAATGACTTTAACCGTGAAGATCTCTCTGCCGAAAATCTAAAGATCATTGGCGATTATCCTTTCGGACTAATATTTTATAATAAAAAATGGGAAGATGTGGTTTATAAAAACCCAAGATTTCCGGCCGGTCTTTCATCGCATAATGCCTACCTGATGTTTATTACTTACCTGGGACCAATAGTTGGAACAGGCATGTTACTGATGTTGTACTTACCATTAGCATCAGCCGGTGTAAGGCTAATAAGAAGACCTGCAGAGCATGAGCCGTTACTGATTGCTACATTAGGAGCATTTCTGGCATTATCGCTCAACGCGCTTTCACACAACGGATGGCTGCTAAATGCAGACGGGCCATCTGTTTTCTTCTTCTTCTGTTTGCTGCATTTGCTACGGGAACACAAATTAGTTGAGCACAAGCAACCACAGCAACAAACCAAACCAACCTATACATTAACTGAATTTGCAGTTTAA
- a CDS encoding glycosyltransferase family 4 protein yields the protein MIPTLGNGGAERVMINLANHLVRHYKIVLISLNDTLPAYPIDERVDVHYLIKQRYEGRSTRLYYAWLTFYKLMRLIIMEKPYKVISFITSANLWTGVICFITNTPYIVSERTSPQRSVGSCAGWKKSLLAYLYRKANAVVVSAANVGQCLSNITQFRKLDNLQQIPNAVTQFPTATTTPVHPRKFVLGVGRLVRVKGFDILIDAFALLHNPDVDLLIVGDGEEREDLEAQCNSLGLYGRVFFTGAKSNIQDYYAQAEVFVLPSRNEGYPNALIEAMSFGCACVAVDCDYGPREIIKNGQNGLLVPQNKLDALANGMNDILTNKSLKEELQFNATQINYTNSPGHITSLWEQTIFQN from the coding sequence ATGATCCCAACTTTAGGCAATGGCGGTGCAGAACGCGTAATGATTAACCTGGCCAATCACCTGGTGCGGCATTACAAAATAGTACTCATTTCTCTAAATGATACCCTACCAGCCTACCCCATTGATGAACGGGTTGATGTTCATTACCTCATCAAACAACGTTATGAAGGCCGGTCCACAAGGCTTTATTATGCCTGGCTAACCTTTTACAAACTTATGCGGCTGATAATCATGGAAAAACCATACAAAGTAATATCATTCATTACGTCAGCCAATTTATGGACCGGGGTAATCTGTTTTATTACCAATACGCCGTACATCGTTTCAGAACGCACGTCGCCGCAACGGTCTGTAGGCAGCTGTGCAGGTTGGAAAAAAAGCCTGCTGGCCTATCTCTACAGAAAAGCAAACGCAGTGGTAGTTAGTGCAGCCAACGTTGGCCAATGTCTATCAAACATCACTCAGTTCAGAAAGCTTGATAATTTGCAGCAAATACCCAATGCGGTAACGCAGTTTCCCACAGCAACCACCACACCGGTCCACCCTCGAAAGTTTGTACTGGGCGTCGGTCGCCTGGTTAGAGTAAAAGGCTTCGACATTTTAATAGACGCTTTTGCCCTTTTGCATAACCCTGACGTTGACCTGCTGATTGTTGGCGATGGAGAAGAAAGAGAAGATCTTGAAGCGCAATGCAACAGTTTAGGTTTATATGGACGCGTATTTTTCACCGGCGCCAAAAGCAACATCCAAGACTACTACGCTCAGGCAGAAGTATTTGTCCTGCCATCAAGAAACGAAGGTTATCCAAACGCACTGATTGAGGCTATGAGTTTCGGTTGTGCATGTGTAGCTGTTGATTGCGATTACGGTCCGCGCGAAATTATAAAGAATGGGCAAAACGGCCTGCTTGTTCCCCAAAACAAACTTGATGCATTGGCCAACGGTATGAATGACATTTTAACAAACAAGTCATTAAAAGAAGAGCTGCAGTTTAATGCAACTCAAATAAACTATACAAATAGCCCCGGCCACATAACCAGCCTCTGGGAGCAAACTATCTTCCAGAATTAA
- a CDS encoding DegT/DnrJ/EryC1/StrS aminotransferase family protein, with amino-acid sequence MKISFAPPHIDKAVIDEVVDTLQSKWITTGPKVAALENEMQNFTASKAAICVNSWTSGAILMLKWFGIKPGDEVIVPAYTYCATALSVLHCGATPVMVDIEEDFCISPNAIIKAITPKTKAILAVDIAGWPCNYDMLNNIIRDPAIIKQFTPESDKQRILGRILLIADAAHSLGATIDGQPAALKSDVAIYSFHAVKNITTAEGGCICLNLPDRFIIEEERRYLKMYTLNGQSKDAFAKYQGQGWRYDILFQGLKINMPDICAAIGLAQIKQYSEKLLPLRKAIALKYMRAFSTKDWFIAPPLFDFDRESSYHYFPLRIKNVTEQQRDLIIDDITKHGVSVNVHFIPLPLLTYFKCLGYNINNFPMSYLEYSTEISLPIYPQLTDKYTDFIIKAVVDAIDHQFYPNRPKATRRRPVPVLVNAR; translated from the coding sequence ATGAAAATCTCATTTGCTCCCCCCCATATAGATAAGGCGGTAATTGACGAGGTTGTAGATACCTTGCAATCCAAATGGATTACCACCGGGCCAAAAGTTGCCGCATTAGAAAACGAGATGCAAAACTTTACGGCTTCAAAAGCGGCAATATGTGTAAACTCATGGACATCTGGCGCAATTTTAATGCTAAAATGGTTTGGTATTAAACCCGGCGATGAGGTAATTGTGCCTGCATACACCTATTGCGCCACCGCATTGAGCGTACTGCATTGCGGCGCCACCCCGGTAATGGTTGATATTGAAGAAGACTTCTGTATTTCGCCCAATGCCATTATCAAAGCCATCACCCCAAAAACCAAAGCTATTTTGGCGGTTGATATAGCCGGCTGGCCATGCAACTATGATATGTTAAATAACATTATACGCGATCCGGCCATCATTAAACAATTTACGCCAGAATCTGATAAACAGCGTATACTCGGTCGTATCCTGCTGATAGCAGATGCCGCTCACTCACTTGGCGCAACCATAGACGGACAACCAGCGGCTTTAAAGAGCGATGTAGCTATCTACTCGTTCCACGCCGTAAAAAATATTACTACCGCAGAAGGCGGCTGTATCTGTCTCAACCTGCCGGACCGCTTTATTATAGAAGAAGAACGCCGGTACCTGAAAATGTATACACTTAACGGCCAAAGCAAAGATGCTTTTGCCAAATACCAGGGACAAGGCTGGAGATATGACATTTTATTTCAAGGACTGAAGATAAACATGCCCGATATCTGCGCCGCTATTGGCCTGGCGCAAATTAAACAATACTCAGAAAAGCTGTTGCCGTTGCGCAAAGCAATCGCGCTTAAATATATGCGCGCGTTTAGCACTAAAGATTGGTTTATTGCGCCTCCGCTTTTTGATTTCGATCGCGAATCTTCATACCATTATTTTCCGCTGCGGATAAAGAACGTTACAGAGCAGCAACGCGATTTAATTATTGACGATATAACCAAGCACGGCGTATCGGTTAATGTTCACTTTATACCGCTACCGCTGTTAACTTATTTTAAGTGCCTCGGATACAACATCAACAACTTCCCGATGTCTTATCTGGAATATTCAACCGAGATCTCACTGCCAATCTATCCGCAGCTGACAGACAAGTATACCGACTTTATTATTAAAGCGGTTGTTGATGCAATTGATCATCAGTTCTATCCTAACAGGCCAAAAGCTACCAGAAGAAGACCTGTCCCTGTTTTAGTTAACGCCCGATAA
- a CDS encoding glycosyltransferase codes for MDPKPIVVSVCCITYNHENFIRQAIEGFLMQKTNFLFEIIISDDCSTDNNREIINTYIEQHPGKIRLLTSATNTGSHKNMIRCIGAAKGSYIAKCEGDDYWSDPDKLQKQVDFLKRNPNYVICCHYTRVIDVKGNTIHVEPDPKPLKYSFLDLLIGKQVETKTATILYRNTPAVNKIFSEPWYLSCFAGDKFFKLWATRNTGLSIYVMPEVMSCYRNHPGGIWSMIDDKVRLKMMISDFNLIIRLFTYPEAYKKKLMLLYLRRYLLFEIMNKDFKKAFQTIKYLA; via the coding sequence ATGGATCCTAAACCTATAGTAGTAAGCGTTTGCTGCATTACTTACAACCATGAAAATTTTATTAGACAGGCTATTGAAGGTTTTTTGATGCAGAAAACCAACTTCCTATTTGAAATTATAATTAGCGATGATTGCTCTACTGATAACAACCGCGAGATTATCAATACTTATATAGAGCAACACCCTGGGAAGATTAGGCTTTTAACATCAGCAACCAACACCGGCAGTCATAAAAACATGATTCGCTGTATAGGCGCAGCAAAAGGCAGCTATATAGCGAAGTGCGAAGGTGATGATTACTGGAGCGATCCAGACAAGCTGCAAAAGCAGGTTGATTTTCTGAAAAGAAACCCAAACTATGTTATTTGCTGCCATTATACCCGGGTTATTGATGTTAAGGGCAACACCATACACGTAGAGCCCGACCCCAAGCCGTTGAAATACAGTTTTCTTGATTTGCTGATTGGCAAACAAGTTGAAACCAAAACAGCCACTATCTTGTACCGAAATACCCCGGCCGTAAATAAAATTTTCTCAGAGCCCTGGTATCTCAGCTGTTTCGCCGGCGATAAATTCTTTAAGCTCTGGGCTACTCGCAATACTGGTCTGTCAATCTATGTAATGCCTGAGGTAATGAGTTGTTACCGCAACCACCCCGGTGGGATATGGAGCATGATAGATGATAAAGTGCGCCTGAAAATGATGATTAGCGACTTCAACCTTATTATCAGGCTGTTTACTTACCCTGAAGCCTATAAGAAAAAGCTAATGCTATTATACCTGCGGCGGTATCTGCTTTTTGAAATCATGAACAAAGACTTTAAAAAAGCCTTTCAAACCATCAAATATCTAGCCTAA
- a CDS encoding glycosyltransferase, producing MKKVFFIVGSLGAGGSERVYWLMSQYFAQENYEVSVVFLDGNDRCFSLDVPGINFIDLKTVKASKSLFKLIGVLRKAKPFAVFSTTDHINVLTAIATFFVRVPRLIARVSNNPSQMANFNSAKARFYNRFNHLLLRRFDKIICQTQQMRAVTAALYNLPDEKLTVIPNPVSIPDHHPRDQNKIMATQHIVAVGRLSAEKGLFRLLDVMRLLPSNYRLNIAGEGPLMVPLIQYVSEHELTTRVTFLRKVLNVPDLLVQHKLLVMTSFTEGFPNVILEALAVGTPVVAFEVNGADVAIKPGFNGYIVKQDDIEGLRDCIIQACNRSWDHEAIKADVLDRFSLQHVGQMFEQLLN from the coding sequence ATGAAGAAGGTTTTTTTCATTGTCGGCTCTCTGGGTGCAGGTGGCTCAGAGCGGGTTTATTGGCTAATGTCTCAATATTTTGCTCAAGAAAACTACGAGGTAAGCGTTGTTTTTCTGGATGGCAATGACCGGTGCTTTTCTTTAGATGTACCTGGCATAAACTTTATAGATCTAAAAACTGTAAAAGCCTCTAAATCATTATTCAAGCTTATTGGTGTTTTGCGTAAGGCCAAACCCTTTGCTGTTTTTTCAACAACAGACCATATTAATGTTCTTACAGCAATAGCAACATTTTTTGTCAGGGTTCCAAGGTTAATAGCCAGGGTTTCAAACAACCCCTCGCAAATGGCGAACTTTAATAGTGCTAAGGCCCGGTTTTATAACCGGTTTAACCACCTGTTATTACGACGATTTGATAAGATTATTTGCCAAACTCAGCAAATGCGGGCTGTTACAGCAGCACTTTATAATTTGCCTGACGAGAAGCTAACTGTAATACCCAACCCGGTAAGCATCCCCGATCATCATCCAAGAGATCAAAACAAAATAATGGCCACCCAGCATATTGTGGCGGTGGGGCGCCTCAGCGCTGAAAAAGGTTTGTTCAGGCTTTTAGATGTGATGAGGCTATTACCCTCCAATTACAGGCTCAACATTGCTGGTGAGGGTCCCTTAATGGTTCCGTTAATTCAATACGTATCAGAACACGAGTTAACAACAAGAGTAACTTTTTTACGAAAGGTTTTAAACGTGCCAGATCTGCTGGTACAACATAAACTACTGGTAATGACATCATTTACCGAGGGATTTCCTAACGTAATTCTGGAAGCACTTGCGGTTGGCACACCGGTGGTAGCATTTGAAGTAAACGGAGCCGACGTAGCCATTAAGCCTGGCTTTAACGGCTACATTGTTAAGCAAGATGATATAGAAGGTTTAAGAGATTGCATTATTCAGGCCTGCAATCGTTCATGGGATCATGAAGCCATCAAGGCCGACGTGCTGGACCGATTCTCTCTCCAGCACGTCGGACAAATGTTTGAGCAGTTGTTAAACTAA
- a CDS encoding sugar transferase, whose protein sequence is MLLKRTFDFAAALCCLIVLLPVLPVIAILIAIDSPGGVFFKQVRVGQNKRLFLLYKFRTMRTDSEKSGQLTVGEHDSRITAVGYWLRKYKIDELPQLLNVLKGDMSLVGPRPEVEKYVNLYSAEESKVLSVKPGITDCASINHFNENELLNATPDPETTYIKEIMPLKIKQSLAYINQRSFTKDLAVIVQTLKRCVIS, encoded by the coding sequence ATGTTGTTAAAAAGGACTTTTGATTTTGCAGCTGCATTATGCTGCTTAATCGTGTTACTGCCGGTGTTGCCAGTTATTGCAATTTTAATTGCAATTGACTCGCCTGGTGGCGTATTCTTTAAACAAGTGCGTGTGGGTCAAAACAAGCGTTTGTTCCTGCTTTACAAGTTTAGAACGATGCGCACTGATTCAGAAAAATCAGGCCAGCTTACCGTTGGCGAACACGATAGCAGAATCACTGCAGTTGGTTATTGGCTGCGCAAGTATAAAATTGATGAGCTACCTCAACTACTTAATGTACTAAAAGGCGATATGAGCCTTGTTGGCCCACGCCCTGAAGTTGAAAAATACGTAAACCTATACTCGGCAGAAGAATCAAAAGTCCTTAGCGTAAAACCAGGCATTACAGATTGTGCATCAATAAATCACTTTAACGAAAATGAATTATTGAATGCCACACCAGATCCGGAGACTACCTACATCAAGGAGATCATGCCACTCAAAATTAAACAGAGCCTGGCCTATATCAATCAGCGCAGTTTTACAAAAGACCTTGCAGTAATTGTACAGACCTTGAAACGCTGCGTAATCAGTTAG